In Methanothrix sp., a genomic segment contains:
- a CDS encoding tetratricopeptide repeat protein, translated as MKLAIGLIAILAALCIPPGAGENAAGDNAEYWSSLGDRQFLNGSIQEAAESYDEALRLDPANVYLWVNKGKALANMGRFQDAIACFDQASAINSSYVEPLFLKGIALSQGLKRDDEAIAVFDQALQLDPSNFDAWLGKGMALANKGDYYGSLACLKTASRIDPLQPSGWNNEGVILLKMGRYQEALDCFDKALLLDPNYEQAQRNRDDTLQDMDRIIFLGSR; from the coding sequence ATGAAGCTTGCAATCGGATTGATAGCCATCCTGGCGGCGTTATGCATCCCGCCGGGAGCGGGAGAGAATGCAGCAGGAGATAATGCAGAGTACTGGTCGAGCCTGGGAGACCGGCAATTTCTAAACGGCAGCATTCAAGAGGCGGCTGAAAGCTACGATGAGGCTCTGAGGCTGGATCCGGCCAATGTCTATCTCTGGGTCAACAAGGGAAAGGCGCTGGCCAATATGGGAAGATTCCAGGATGCCATCGCCTGTTTTGATCAGGCTTCTGCCATCAACTCCTCTTATGTTGAGCCTCTCTTTCTGAAGGGGATAGCCCTCTCCCAGGGATTGAAGAGGGACGATGAGGCCATAGCCGTCTTCGATCAGGCTCTGCAGTTGGATCCATCCAATTTCGATGCCTGGCTGGGAAAAGGCATGGCCTTGGCCAATAAAGGCGATTACTATGGATCTTTAGCCTGCCTTAAGACAGCCTCCAGGATCGATCCATTGCAGCCTTCCGGCTGGAACAATGAGGGCGTGATCCTGTTGAAGATGGGAAGGTACCAGGAGGCCTTGGACTGCTTCGATAAAGCCCTTCTTCTGGATCCCAATTATGAGCAGGCCCAGAGGAACAGAGATGACACCCTTCAGGATATGGACCGCATCATCTTCCTGGGCAGCAGATAG
- a CDS encoding YkvA family protein, giving the protein MKRFDVMLENDISDYEGEFSDLIHQAPAFYRLMTRLLDDKDLPRSISPRIIAAIAYFILPEDIIPEDRFGPVGYIDDIYLCAFVANEVMEESGSSNIISRNWDGTRPVIELIREILDREKELLGNEKERMMQYIGFNED; this is encoded by the coding sequence TTGAAGAGATTTGATGTAATGCTGGAAAATGATATATCCGATTATGAAGGGGAATTTTCCGATCTAATTCATCAGGCCCCGGCTTTTTATAGATTGATGACCCGGCTGCTTGACGACAAGGATCTTCCCAGGTCCATATCCCCCCGGATTATTGCCGCTATTGCTTACTTCATTCTCCCTGAGGACATAATTCCCGAGGATAGATTCGGTCCTGTGGGTTATATCGATGATATCTACCTTTGTGCCTTCGTCGCCAATGAGGTGATGGAGGAATCAGGATCATCCAATATCATATCCCGGAACTGGGATGGAACCAGGCCGGTGATCGAGCTGATAAGAGAGATACTGGATCGGGAAAAAGAGCTTCTGGGCAATGAAAAGGAGCGCATGATGCAATATATTGGCTTTAATGAGGATTAG